Below is a window of bacterium DNA.
TTATGATTGAAAATTTTTATTAAATTTTTTAGGATTGTTGTATGGTTTGTAAGCGTTCAAGTGAGGTTCACAATATTTTCTGAAATAAAATGTTAGATTTATGTAAAAATCCATTCCTCTTATAATAAAAAATGTGGTCAGCCCTTAAAGTATCAACAAATAGAATTACTTTTTCATTTTTTATTCTCTCACAAACTTAACTATACTATCAACAAGAACATCTCCTACATCTTCTCTGAATGGCATAACTCCAAAAATCCTTGGAACAAAAGTTGAAGCATATCCTTTAACCTGAAAATCATATCTTGAAGGAATGTAGGGAATGCTTCCATTTGCATAGGTTATTACAAAAACATTTTTTTCAGGAAATGCACTTTCAATCTTTCTCTGGAATTCAACAAAAAGTTCTGCGGGTATTGCAATTAAAAGTGCCTTGTTTATTTCAATTAGTTGAATTTCTATTTCTGTGTGATAAAGGCTCCCTTTTTTTTCATAGAGAGAAAGTTGAACCTTTGCCCCTTCTATCTGAAATTTTGCCATATTTCTTTTTCTTTCATCTTTTTCTTCTTCTAATATTTTTTCATTTTCTTCTATAACTTTTTTCAACTCACTTTTAGATATTGGAACATTTGGAAGGATAACTTTAAAACTTCTATTTCTGAAAAAATTTGTCTCTTCTGTTTCAATTTTATCAACTCCTTCAATAACTACCTCGGCAAAATATTTCCCAATTCTTTCAATTTCTTTAAAGCCGTCTTCAGGATTTTTGCTTACTGCTGGTTTACTGTTTATATCTCCACACGCACCCTGAAAGAAAATTGTTTCAAATTGTGTTTTCTCTCTGATTATATCAACTGCTTTTCCTGGCCAATCCCTGCTTATTAATGTATTATTTGGTCCCTGAACAACTGCATGAGCACCATAGTTTACAAGAAGAACAATCGGTTTTTCAGTTTCCTTTTCAACAAATTTCATAACTTTTATTTCATTATTAACCCCTACATCTTCTTTAACCCTGTTATAACTTATTTTTTCTCCATCTATTTTTATTTTTCCAATTCCAACTTTTATCTCTTTTAAATTCTCTTTACTTATTCTCACTGCCTCAACAATTAATTCAGGGAGTTTTGAAAGATAATCCTCATCTTCTTCTCCCCACCCAATATGCCCACCTGTCGCTGGACCTGAATGGGTATGAATACCTGCCAGTAAAATTTTATTTTTTTCTATACCAAATTTTTTGCTTATTTTTCTTCTTATTTTTTTTACAAGATTATTCTTAAAACAGATTAAGTCACAACCAGCAATAATTCCTTTCTCCTTTTCCTTTTCAAGATAAATTAATCTACAAAAAAGATTATCATGTACACCTGCTGATTTTCTTTTAAGAAAAGGACCATATCCAGCAAGTTCAACTCCAACAGGTGGAGTAATATCAACCTTTCCAGTACCGACTTTCATTTTATCCTCCTTTCCATACTGGAGTTAGCCAGCCAAGTTCACCATTTCAGGATTTTCAGTTAACAAAATATGGAGTGTCAGAACTTTAAATTTAAGTGTAAATCTTTCCCCAACTTTTAAAATTGAAGAAGATATAATATAAAAACCTTTTTTCTCCATTTTTAATTTATGTATTTTTTAATCTTTTTTGCTATCTCTTTTATATCTTTATATTTCCAGTTTTCACTAATTCCTATGATTAAAACTCTGCTTAAAATATCAAGTGTATTCGGACACATATCTTCTGAATATGAAGGTAATTTCCCTTTATAATAAGAACATGTAAATGGACATCCTTCTTCTGTTGGTGTTTTCTTTTCAATTATGTGTTCCCAGTATTTGTATATATGCCAGTCCCTTATATCTTTATCATATATTCCACCAGCAGGAACTTTTTCTTTCTTTAAATTTTCCATAAGTTTTTTTGCCTCTTCTGCCCTTTCGGTTAAAAATACAAGATTAGTAGCACATTCACCTTCAGGGTCATTTACTGGAGCATATTTAACTCTTTTCACTTCACCTATAGATTCAATAAGCATTTTCTTATTTTTTCTCATTTTTTTCAAATAACTATCAAGTTTCTTCAATTGAGCCAGACCAATAGCAGCATTAATCTGACCCATCCTGTAATTTTCTCCATAAAAAAGTTCTCCAGGTATCCTTTCTCTTGCATATCTATTCGGTCTCCAGCAGGCAGCAGTATCGTGCCATGATTGAGCCCTTATATAGATTTTCTCATCATCTGTTACAACCATTCCTCCCTCTCCTGTATTTATTATCTTATAAAAGTCAAATGAAAAACATCCTGCATCTCCAAAAGTTCCAAGATGTTTTCCTTTATAACTTCCACCATCTGCCTGTGCACAGTCCTCTATTACCTTTAAGTTGTATTTCTTTGCCATCTTCATAATTTTCTCCATATTTGAAGGAAGTCCCCTCATATGAACAGGCATAATCGCTTTTGTATACTTTGTTATTTTCTTTTCTATGTCATCAGGGTCTATTGTTAATGTTTCATCTATTTCAGCAATAACAGGAATTGCTTTTGCTACAAGTACTGCTGAACAGGTGGCAAAAAATGTATACCCCGGTATAATAACTTCATCACCAGGTCCAATTCCGCAGGCAATCAAAGAAGCAATTAAAGCACTCGTTCCGGAATTAACAGCCAGAGCATATTTACTCCCAAATTTTTCTGCAAACTCTTTTTCAAATTGTCCAACTTTGTCTTTTTTTCCTTCCGGTACATAATATCTGAAAAGATGTGCAGGTGAAAGTGCAGGGTTTTCATCAAGCAGTTTAAAAATTTCCTTTTTTATCTCTTTTTTCAAATCCCACAAATCAATTATTCCCTTTAATTCTTCATTTTCTATTTTCATAATTAACCTCCTTTTCTCTTCTTATTTTATCCTATTTTTTCAAATTTAAATAAATCCATACTTTTTAAAAAATAATCTATTTTTAAATTTAAATTTTTTGAAACCTCATCCCATCTTGAAAAATCCTCTTCAGATTCAATAACAGGGACAAAACCAAGTTTAAAATATGTTTTTATTGCACCAATTCTAAATGGGTCTGTCAGAAGATATATAATTTCATATTTTCTTTTTCTCAAAAATTGAATTACATAAAAGCATAAAAAATAACCAAGTCCTTTTCCTCTATGATTTTTATCAACACATACCCATCCAAGTTCTGCTATTTTTCTGTTATTATAAAATCCCTTATCAAGACCACAGGCAGTTCCAATTATTTTGTTACTATAGACACAGAAAAAAATACCTTCAGGAGAGAGAGTATTATCAAGTATTGTTTTTTGAAGTTTTTCCAGATTCCATTCACCGAGTTCATTATTGCTTAAAAGAGAAATATATTCCTCTTCATCTCCTCTTTCAAAATTTCTTATTTCATATCCATCTGGAATTTCTATTCTTTCAAAATTTTTTGATTTAGGCAAAACCATTCTTAACTGTTTCATTTTTTAATTTTTTCCTCAATATCCATCAAATATTTTCTTCTTTTTTCATCCACCTTTCTATAAATTTCATCATGAATTTTAATCTCACCGAGTATTGAAGTATAGGGTTGACCTGGGATATTTCTATCTTTTGGGTCTGGTGACCATCTATCATTTTCATATTTTTTCCTTTCCTCTTCTTTCCTGAAATCAGGAACTTCAAGAGGGATACTCCCGGAACAGGCAGAACGATATGCAAGAATTCCAGGCAAGGTCATATCCATAGCGGTATAAATATCTATGGGTGGTGGTTCATCCTTTATTATTGAATCAACAAAACTCCATACAACAAAAAAATCACTTCCACCATGTCCTGCTTTTTTTGCTTCTTCTTTATACTTTATAAATTCAGGAATATAACTTCTCTTCTCCTCTTTTATATCAAGGGTTTCAGTTAATTCTACTGTATGAAGATTTAAAACTCCTGTATCCTTCCATCTATTATTTTCCATTGCTCCTTTTGTTCCATGAACTCTATACCATATTGAATCATGAGGACCTGTTGACCATGCAATAACTCTGGTTAAAGCACAATTATCCATTATACATACAAATAAACCCCAGTCATCTCCAATTCTTCCAACTTCTCTTGAAAGTTTATTTGGAACAACAAAACCAACCACTTTCAAAGGTCTTGTTTTTGTTATCTTTATTATAGGTCCAAGAGAATGAGTGCAGTAATATGTTGAAGGAAGCCAGTTTCTCCAGTGTTCTTTTCCACCTGTTATGATATGCCATATACCTCTACAATCATGAACATATTCACATTCTCCATAAAGATACTCTCCAATAACTCCTTCTTTATACAATCTTTCCATTTCCTGAATATAAGGAAAAAAACAGTAATTTTCTCCAAACATATATACTTTTTTTGACCTCTCAACTGCACGACACAAATCAACCCCTTCTGCCAGAGTTTTACAAGCAATTACCTCTGATAAAACATGACGACCTGAATCTAATGCTTTTATTGCTGCTGGTGCATGTTCTGTACAATAATTACAAACAACGACTATATCAAGGTCATGCTCAAGAAATTTATCATAACCACTGTAACCGGTTATTCCTTCTTTATCCTTTAAGAAATTTCTGAGAAATAATTCATCATAATCACATATAGCAACAACTTCTGTATTCGGATTTATACTAAAAAGATTAGCAAAGGAAGAACCTCTTTTTATTCCAAAAATCCCGACTTTAAGTTTTTTCATCTTTCCCCCTTTTTCTTTCAATAAATTTTTTCTAAAACTTTTTCAGAGAATATTTTAATCTTAATTTCATCGCTTATAAAATCTTTCAAATTCCTCTTCCAAAAGTATAAATTTTCTCAGTATTTATAAAGGTCAAAAAATCTTCTTCTCATTTTCAAAAATAATTCCCTTGTCTTTACATCCTTATCAGGTTTTACCTTTCTGTATATTATAATTGCTGAAATCTGGCATAACAAATTTATTAAAAAAATTATGTTGTAAATATCAAAAGTTCTATTAAAAATAAGAATTCCCAAGTTTTTAAATTTTTCAAGAATATAACCTGCAAAAACAGGTGAAAATCCCTGAAAAATGCCAATCCATGCATAATATATTGATGTATAATAAATAACATTTACATTGGTAAGAATTCCTGCATATAAAAACCTTGAATCACCAACAGACCTACCGAGAAGAGTACCCCCTGAAAGAAAGTATAATAAAAATGCAAAATTAAAAATTGAAGGTATATCTCTTGGTAAAACTAACCAGAAAAAAGGAACAAGTATATACAGACATAAACTCAAAATTACAACAGGTCTTCCCCCAAATCTATCTCCAAGATAACCCCATATAAAACCCATCAATATAGAACCCAAAATTGACGCATTATCAAGAAAAATAATAGTTCTTGGTATAAAATTGAGTTTTTCTTTGAGAAATATAGGTACAAAACTCATAAGAGAACTTCCAAAAAGAGCAATCCCACAGGCAAAAAGAAAGTAAAGAAAATTTTTATCCTGCAATGGTATAAGTATTTTTTTTAAATTTATATCAGGTTTTTCTCTTTTTGGTTCTCCAAAAGGAACAAAACTCATAAAATAAACACTTAAAATTCCAAAAATAAAAGCAATCCCTATCAAAAAAAGATATTTCTCTATTCCTTCTCCTTTTCCTACTATATAACTTCCAAAAGAAACAGCCAGTATTCCTGTTAAATTAAATATAATATTAAAAATTGCTGTATATTTTCCTCTTAATTCATCAGGAATAAACTCTTTAGTCCATGCATAATAACCGGTTTCTCCAAATGCGCGAAGAAATGCAAATAACAAAATAACAAAAGTGACAAAATTTATACCGGTTTTAATCCCATATTTTTCAATAATGAGTGGAAGTAAAAGTAAAGAAACTATAACAAATTTCCTGATTCCAAAACATATAAGAAAAGTTCTTTTACTGCCAAAATAATCAACATAACTGCTTAAAAATGGAGCAATAATTCCGAAAAATGGCAGAAAAGAAAGTAAAATCCCTATTTTATATTTTGGAATACTGAGTTCTGATAGAAAAAGTAGAAAAATAGAACCAAAAACAGTCAAAAGGCAGAATATTGAATTAAAAGCACCTGCAGCCACACTCCATCTTAAACCTTTTATTATTTCCCTTTCTTTATTCATTTTCAAAATAAATAATAATACAACTGATTCAAATTAAGTCAAAAATTTATTAACAATATGCAGAGTGATAGGTTAGTGAAAATTGAAATGTGTAATTAGAAACTGACTTTTAACCAAATACCTTTTGTTTTTGAAAAAATTAGGGTGAGTGAGGGGATTTGAACCCCCGACTCCTGGAGCCACAGTCCAGTGCTCTATCCGCTGAGCTACACTCACCATTCTTTTATATTTTATCCTTTATATTGGAAAATGTAAACTAAAAAATAACTCTATTTTCAAAAAGAAAGAAGAATCTGCCATATAAAGATATAACCAAAAGTATCAATTTCTTCCCATACCTTTTTTATTAAATCTTCATCCCCTTTTATATTCTTTATTTCCTTTATTTTTTCTTCCCAAGGAATACATACTCCTGGTCTAATCTTCAATTCTTTCAGTTTACTTTCAGGCACATAAGTTTCTTTTTTCTCTTCATAATTTCTACTGTGCCCCTGTGAATAAACTCCATATTCTCTTGTGAAATCAGTCATAACTCTTATATTCTCTATTTTTGCGTCATTCTGAATTATTGCTGATGCATCCATAATGTATCCACCTTCAGAAGCAACATTATCAATTATTTTTTTACAGTAATCCCTCACCTCTTTTTCAGAACCAACTGCAAGTAAAGCATTTGGTATCCCTCCGCTAATACAGAATTTATTCCCGATTTTTTTGTGGACCTTGAAAATATCACCTCTATCAACATGGTAAATTATGCTTTTTTCAGGAAGTTCAGAAAAACTATCAAGATGTGCATCCCAGTTTCCTTCAGCATAAAAAAGTGTCTGGTATCCATTTCTCCAAAGTTCTTCTATTATTGGTTTTAAAGTTGGCCAGTAAATTGACTTAAACTGCTCCATATTTATGAAAGGAACACATCCCCTGTGCATCCAGAAAGCAACCGGTAGTTTTTTTTCAGGATCACCAGTCATAATTGCTATTTTTGCAAGATGTGGAGCAAGAACTTCACATGCTTTTAAAACTTTATCAGGTTGTGTGTGTAAATCCATAACAAGTCCTATATATCCCCTTAACTTATCTGCAATTATATCAAGAGGTGCTTTTAAAATACCGCTTATTGCAGAAGGCATAGAAATTTCTTCTTTCATTCTCTTAACCTGTGCTCCAAGGTCATTAAAGTACTGAAATATCGCCATAGCACCTTTAACAAGAGCAAGTTTTCCCCTGTAAGAATTATTTTCTCCAATATCTTTAGAAATTCTTGGAAGCCATACATTAAATAAAAATTCTGTCGGGTCATCTATCAATCTGTCATATTCATCTGGTTTCATATATGCATTTTCTTCAGGTGGTTCTATATACTGAAAACCGGTATCAGAAGGAATATCTATACCCGGTATTGCATAATATTTTAAACCGAGTGCCTGAGTCAAACCTGTCCAGACATACACCATATTAGGAACCATAGCATCCCAGTCAAAGTCCCTTCCACATTTTATAACTGCTTCAAATGCCTTTCTGTAATCATGTGTTACTTCCTGACATGTATATCCAGCATACTTTGCAGTAAATTCCGCAACAAAAGGTCTTATTGGT
It encodes the following:
- a CDS encoding Gfo/Idh/MocA family oxidoreductase, with amino-acid sequence MKKLKVGIFGIKRGSSFANLFSINPNTEVVAICDYDELFLRNFLKDKEGITGYSGYDKFLEHDLDIVVVCNYCTEHAPAAIKALDSGRHVLSEVIACKTLAEGVDLCRAVERSKKVYMFGENYCFFPYIQEMERLYKEGVIGEYLYGECEYVHDCRGIWHIITGGKEHWRNWLPSTYYCTHSLGPIIKITKTRPLKVVGFVVPNKLSREVGRIGDDWGLFVCIMDNCALTRVIAWSTGPHDSIWYRVHGTKGAMENNRWKDTGVLNLHTVELTETLDIKEEKRSYIPEFIKYKEEAKKAGHGGSDFFVVWSFVDSIIKDEPPPIDIYTAMDMTLPGILAYRSACSGSIPLEVPDFRKEEERKKYENDRWSPDPKDRNIPGQPYTSILGEIKIHDEIYRKVDEKRRKYLMDIEEKIKK
- a CDS encoding DegT/DnrJ/EryC1/StrS family aminotransferase, whose translation is MKIENEELKGIIDLWDLKKEIKKEIFKLLDENPALSPAHLFRYYVPEGKKDKVGQFEKEFAEKFGSKYALAVNSGTSALIASLIACGIGPGDEVIIPGYTFFATCSAVLVAKAIPVIAEIDETLTIDPDDIEKKITKYTKAIMPVHMRGLPSNMEKIMKMAKKYNLKVIEDCAQADGGSYKGKHLGTFGDAGCFSFDFYKIINTGEGGMVVTDDEKIYIRAQSWHDTAACWRPNRYARERIPGELFYGENYRMGQINAAIGLAQLKKLDSYLKKMRKNKKMLIESIGEVKRVKYAPVNDPEGECATNLVFLTERAEEAKKLMENLKKEKVPAGGIYDKDIRDWHIYKYWEHIIEKKTPTEEGCPFTCSYYKGKLPSYSEDMCPNTLDILSRVLIIGISENWKYKDIKEIAKKIKKYIN
- a CDS encoding MFS transporter, with protein sequence MNKEREIIKGLRWSVAAGAFNSIFCLLTVFGSIFLLFLSELSIPKYKIGILLSFLPFFGIIAPFLSSYVDYFGSKRTFLICFGIRKFVIVSLLLLPLIIEKYGIKTGINFVTFVILLFAFLRAFGETGYYAWTKEFIPDELRGKYTAIFNIIFNLTGILAVSFGSYIVGKGEGIEKYLFLIGIAFIFGILSVYFMSFVPFGEPKREKPDINLKKILIPLQDKNFLYFLFACGIALFGSSLMSFVPIFLKEKLNFIPRTIIFLDNASILGSILMGFIWGYLGDRFGGRPVVILSLCLYILVPFFWLVLPRDIPSIFNFAFLLYFLSGGTLLGRSVGDSRFLYAGILTNVNVIYYTSIYYAWIGIFQGFSPVFAGYILEKFKNLGILIFNRTFDIYNIIFLINLLCQISAIIIYRKVKPDKDVKTRELFLKMRRRFFDLYKY
- a CDS encoding GNAT family N-acetyltransferase, coding for MKQLRMVLPKSKNFERIEIPDGYEIRNFERGDEEEYISLLSNNELGEWNLEKLQKTILDNTLSPEGIFFCVYSNKIIGTACGLDKGFYNNRKIAELGWVCVDKNHRGKGLGYFLCFYVIQFLRKRKYEIIYLLTDPFRIGAIKTYFKLGFVPVIESEEDFSRWDEVSKNLNLKIDYFLKSMDLFKFEKIG
- a CDS encoding uroporphyrinogen decarboxylase family protein; translation: MSEKKYNERFDRYITAMRNEMPDRIPIRPFVAEFTAKYAGYTCQEVTHDYRKAFEAVIKCGRDFDWDAMVPNMVYVWTGLTQALGLKYYAIPGIDIPSDTGFQYIEPPEENAYMKPDEYDRLIDDPTEFLFNVWLPRISKDIGENNSYRGKLALVKGAMAIFQYFNDLGAQVKRMKEEISMPSAISGILKAPLDIIADKLRGYIGLVMDLHTQPDKVLKACEVLAPHLAKIAIMTGDPEKKLPVAFWMHRGCVPFINMEQFKSIYWPTLKPIIEELWRNGYQTLFYAEGNWDAHLDSFSELPEKSIIYHVDRGDIFKVHKKIGNKFCISGGIPNALLAVGSEKEVRDYCKKIIDNVASEGGYIMDASAIIQNDAKIENIRVMTDFTREYGVYSQGHSRNYEEKKETYVPESKLKELKIRPGVCIPWEEKIKEIKNIKGDEDLIKKVWEEIDTFGYIFIWQILLSF
- a CDS encoding neutral/alkaline non-lysosomal ceramidase N-terminal domain-containing protein — protein: MKVGTGKVDITPPVGVELAGYGPFLKRKSAGVHDNLFCRLIYLEKEKEKGIIAGCDLICFKNNLVKKIRRKISKKFGIEKNKILLAGIHTHSGPATGGHIGWGEEDEDYLSKLPELIVEAVRISKENLKEIKVGIGKIKIDGEKISYNRVKEDVGVNNEIKVMKFVEKETEKPIVLLVNYGAHAVVQGPNNTLISRDWPGKAVDIIREKTQFETIFFQGACGDINSKPAVSKNPEDGFKEIERIGKYFAEVVIEGVDKIETEETNFFRNRSFKVILPNVPISKSELKKVIEENEKILEEEKDERKRNMAKFQIEGAKVQLSLYEKKGSLYHTEIEIQLIEINKALLIAIPAELFVEFQRKIESAFPEKNVFVITYANGSIPYIPSRYDFQVKGYASTFVPRIFGVMPFREDVGDVLVDSIVKFVRE